The DNA sequence ACCGTTCCCCAGTAATACCTCATGGTCACCAACGGCCGTCCTTACCACTTGCAGGCCATACTTTCTGCTAGTTCGCCCACCCTGGTAGGTCAACGTCTGCATGTCTCGCACCTCCAGATCCGGGCTCATGGCCAGCGCCAGCCCGTGGGACGCTAGCAGGATAGGTTGATACCCTCGCTGCCGAATGAGCGCCTCGGCCTGATCATGCCGATGCGCTACTTCCTGGAATGCAACTATAGTCGGAGTGTCATCGTCAGGCAGCAATTGCTCTAGGCTGGCCGGGTTGTTTAGCGCCCTATTCCTATAAGTATTCGAACTGATAACTCGCAGTGTTTCACCTGGCATGGCACTCCTTAAGAAACCTCTTGGATCCCCAAGAGATGGTTAGGTTGCAAATAGACAAGTCGAGAAGTATAATAATACTACGAATTAAGTAGTACTACACATATCGTAGCACTGCGAAATGGATGAATCAAATGGTTTCTTTACACACCACCGCCCACGACAAAGATGAGTTTAGTCAAAGAATTAAAGTCTTTGGTGATATTTGGATGGTACGCATTATTAGCATGCTTGCCGATGTAACCCAGCGATTTAACGAGCTACACCGCAGCCTGGGACCCGTCAGTCCTACCGTACTGGCCGACCGGCTCAAAAAGCTAGAAGACTACGGTCTGATTGCCCGTGAAAGACAAACAATGGACCAGCTGTCGGTAACTTACGCCCTTACGGACAAGGGCCGAGCAATCCTGCCGCTCCTGAAATCCATCGAATCATTCACCAAAAAGTATCTGTAGCACCCGTTTTCGTCTTTAACGTCTGTCGGATAAGACAGATAGACTCGTCAGCACTACCGCGTAGCAGTGGAACGGGTTGGTAAGAGAAAAAATAGAGAGGGTGCAGCGGGCAGGGGCGGTGTCATAAAGTGCAGTCTTTACAGACCAACCTTTAGCACACACCCCTGCCGGACTGCATCAGGGCCTAGGCGACCATGTCGTCGAACTCGCCAGCCTTGGCTCCCTGGAGGAATGCCAGCATCTCGTCACGGGTGAAGTGGGTCATCCCACCCTCCGGGTTGTTCGAGTTGCGCACGGCGATGCCACCGCTGTCGGTCTGCGCCATCTCGACACAGTTGTCCATGCCCTTCGTGGCACTGAAGGAGCTCTTCCGCCAGTTCAGCTGATCCATGGGTCCTCTTCTCTCAAGGTTCTCTTACCTAAAAAAGTATCGTCCGGCTGGACGATCCTTATGCACAGTCAAGACTGCACGCAAACTAGATTACCAAGCTGGAGGGCGGGACGATGCAAGATTTTCGACAAACAGATGGCTTGTCTTTTCAGAAAAATATGACATTATGTAACGGTATGAGATACATCCAGACCAACCAGCATCATCTGCATATTCTGCCGGAGCGCATCGGTTAGTTTCTCTTTGTCTTAAAACATTCAGAACGCCGGATCCGCTCCGGCGTTTTTATATGCAAATCATAAGGAGAAAATACTGATGACTGGTAAAATACTGGAAATGGCTTTATCTACACAACCCTATAAAGGTGCTCGGGATTTTTATCCCGAGGACAAACGCATCCAGAAGTACATGTTCAAAACGATTCGTAGAGTCGTCGAGAAATTTGGATACGAAGAATATGACGCTCCATTTTTGGAGCCCACAGAACTCTACGCCAGCAAGACCAGCGACGAAATCGTCAACGAACAAACCTATAGCTTCACCGACCGTGGCGACAGGGCGGTGACCATTCGCACAGAAATGACACCCAGCGTCAGCCGTATGGTAGCTGGTCGTCGCCAAGAACTGGCATATCCGGTCCGCTGGTACTCAATCCCCAATCTGTGGCGGTACGAACGCCCACAGCGCGGCCG is a window from the Verrucomicrobiia bacterium genome containing:
- a CDS encoding helix-turn-helix domain-containing protein, giving the protein MVSLHTTAHDKDEFSQRIKVFGDIWMVRIISMLADVTQRFNELHRSLGPVSPTVLADRLKKLEDYGLIARERQTMDQLSVTYALTDKGRAILPLLKSIESFTKKYL
- a CDS encoding DUF397 domain-containing protein, which encodes MDQLNWRKSSFSATKGMDNCVEMAQTDSGGIAVRNSNNPEGGMTHFTRDEMLAFLQGAKAGEFDDMVA